Proteins co-encoded in one Candidatus Polarisedimenticolaceae bacterium genomic window:
- the tuf gene encoding elongation factor Tu (EF-Tu; promotes GTP-dependent binding of aminoacyl-tRNA to the A-site of ribosomes during protein biosynthesis; when the tRNA anticodon matches the mRNA codon, GTP hydrolysis results; the inactive EF-Tu-GDP leaves the ribosome and release of GDP is promoted by elongation factor Ts; many prokaryotes have two copies of the gene encoding EF-Tu) — MVMPGDNVTLEVILHTPIAMTQGLRFAIREGGRTVGAGTVTDIVE; from the coding sequence GATGGTGATGCCGGGTGACAACGTGACGCTCGAGGTGATCCTGCACACGCCGATCGCGATGACGCAGGGGCTGCGCTTCGCGATCCGCGAGGGCGGCCGCACCGTCGGAGCGGGCACCGTCACGGACATCGTGGA